A portion of the Punica granatum isolate Tunisia-2019 chromosome 7, ASM765513v2, whole genome shotgun sequence genome contains these proteins:
- the LOC116213673 gene encoding ribosome biogenesis protein WDR12 homolog, translating to MDIDETNEEMSRRVQVRFVTKLAAPLKVPSTSIAIPANLTRLGLSTIVNSLLQSKNSERESEPFDFLIDGELVRMSLEQFLLAKGISAEKILEIEYIKAVAPRKEEEPSLHDDWVSAVDGSNPGFVLTGCYDGLGRVWKAAGLCTHILEGHSDAVTSVSVINPEGEESITVATGSKDRTLRLWKIDPESDADLPGKIRAFKILQGHNASVQSVAAEASGDMICSGAWDSSIKLWRTSAVDMDGEQVSIKKRKVNNKDEENQMEEEAVATLVGHTQCVSSVIWPQLGTIYSTSWDHSVRRWDVETGKDSLNIFCGKVLNCLDVGGEASALIAAGGSDPILRIWDPRNPGSSAPVFQFSSHTSWISSCKWHDKSWFHLLSASYDGKVMLWDLRTAWPLAVIDSHKDKVLCADWWKSDCVISGGADSKLCISSGIPVQ from the exons ATGGATATCGATGAGACCAACGAGGAGATGTCGAGGAGAGTCCAAGTTCGGTTCGTCACGAAGCTGGCGGCTCCATTGAAAGTTCCTTCAACTTCGATTGCCATTCCTGCCAACCTCACTCGATTAGGGCTCTCCACCATCGTCAACAGTTTACTGCAATCGA AGAACTCGGAGCGGGAATCTGAGCCTTTCGATTTTCTGATTGATGGAGAACTTGTTCGGATGTCACTTGAGCAGTTCCTTCTGGCGAAGGGCATCTCTGCG GAGAAAATTTTGGAGATAGAATATATAAAGGCTGTAGCTCCACGAAAGGAGGAAGAGCCTTCTCTACATGATGATTGGGTTAGTGCAGTTGACGGTTCTAATCCTGG GTTTGTTTTGACGGGCTGCTATGATGGTTTAGGAAG GGTTTGGAAGGCTGCTGGATTGTGCACGCATATATTAGAAGGTCATAGCGATGCAGTTACTTCTGTTAGCGTCATCAATCCGGAAG GAGAAGAAAGCATTACTGTAGCCACTGGATCGAAAGATAGGACTCTGAGGCTGTGGAAG ATTGATCCTGAGAGTGATGCTGATCTTCCTGGGAAGATAAGGGCCTTTAAAATTCTGCAGGGGCATAATGCGTCAGTACAGAGTGTTGCAGCAGAGGCTAGCGGTGACATG ATTTGTTCTGGTGCCTGGGATTCTTCTATTAAGTTGTGGCGCACTAGTGCAGTGGATATGGATGGTGAGCAAGTGTCAAtaaagaagaggaaagtgaATAATAAAGATGAAGAGAATCAGATGGAG GAGGAGGCGGTGGCTACATTAGTGGGGCATACACAATGTGTATCTTCTGTTATTTGGCCTCAATTGGGAACAATCTATTCCACATCGTGGGACCACTCTGTTAGGAGATGGGATGTTGAGACAGGCAAAGACTCGTTGAATATA TTTTGCGGAAAGGTTCTGAACTGCCTTGATGTTGGAGGTGAAGCTTCTGCTCTCATTGCTGCTGGCGGTTCTGATCCCATCCTAAGGATATGGGATCCCCGTAATCCAG GAAGCTCAGCTCCTGTATTTCAGTTTTCATCTCACACTTCTTGGATATCGTCTTGCAAGTGGCATGACAAATCCTGGTTCCATCTACTTTCAGCATCTTATGATGGGAAAGTAATGTTGTGGGATTTAAGGACCGCG TGGCCTCTTGCTGTCATTGATTCGCACAAAGATAAG GTGCTATGTGCAGACTGGTGGAAAAGTGACTGTGTGATCAGTGGTGGGGCAGACTCGAAACTTTGCATATCATCTGGAATCCCAGTGCAATGA
- the LOC116213674 gene encoding ninja-family protein AFP3-like isoform X2, which translates to MSKMSSFLRDALHSLPPLHGLSQKLEEEVGETEEGEVEEAGDGVELSLGLSLNGRFGVDPRRAERKISRSSSIPDFVNPSSATGMVFGPPLVRTCSLPAETEEDCRKRREIQSLRRLEAKRKRIQKQNSCSIRDHGNSVMEEGTNGIHLQPRTLSQQGSVGSQGSGTGSSGISSDSDMQQQIQESESKSPAVQRPPLPKGSMPTNGHRSPAKGGAGMGKNVLEEMPYVFTKGSGPDGKRVEGFLYRYRKGDEVRIVCVCHGSFLSPAEFVRHAGGGDVTHPMRHIVVLPSSLL; encoded by the exons ATGTCCAAGATGTCATCTTTTCTACGAGATGCCCTGCACAGCCTCCCCCCTTTACACGGGTTATCGCAGAAACTCGAGGAGGAAGTCGGAGAAACAGAGGAGGGAGAGGTGGAGGAGGCAGGGGATGGAGTCGAGCTCAGCCTCGGGCTCTCACTGAATGGCCGGTTCGGCGTGGACCCGAGGAGGGCGGAGAGGAAGATCAGCCGGTCGTCTTCGATCCCGGACTTCGTGAACCCGTCATCGGCGACGGGGATGGTGTTCGGTCCGCCGCTCGTCAGGACTTGCTCCCTGCCCGCCGAGACGGAGGAGGACTGCAGGAAGAGGAGGGAAATTCAGAGCCTGAGGAGGTTGGAGGCCAAGCGGAAACGGATCCAGAAGCAGAATTCCTGCTCGATTCGGGATCATGGCAATTCGGTAATGGAGGAGGGAACGAATGGGATTCATCTTCAACCTCGGACTCTGTCGCAGCAGGGCTCAGTTGGGTCGCAGGGGAGTGGCACTGGCTCTTCTGGGATTTCATCGGACTCCGATATGCAGCAGCAAATCCAAG AGAGTGAATCCAAATCACCGGCTGTACAGAGACCTCCGCTTCCAAAGGGCTCGATGCCGACGAACGGCCACAGATCACCCGCCAAAGGGGGTGCCGGGATGGGGAAAAATGTGCTGGAAGAAATGCCTTATGTGTTTACCAAAGGGAGTGGGCCTGATGGGAAGAGAGTAGAAGGGTTCCTATACCGATATAGGAAGGGGGATGAGGTGAGGATAGTCTGCGTTTGCCACGGGAGTTTCCTTAGCCCGGCCGAGTTCGTGAGGCATGCTGGCGGCGGTGACGTCACGCACCCGATGAGACACATTGTCGTGCTCCCCAGCTCTTTGCTGTAG
- the LOC116213674 gene encoding ninja-family protein AFP3-like isoform X1 has translation MSKMSSFLRDALHSLPPLHGLSQKLEEEVGETEEGEVEEAGDGVELSLGLSLNGRFGVDPRRAERKISRSSSIPDFVNPSSATGMVFGPPLVRTCSLPAETEEDCRKRREIQSLRRLEAKRKRIQKQNSCSIRDHGNSVMEEGTNGIHLQPRTLSQQGSVGSQGSGTGSSGISSDSDMQQQIQVAESESKSPAVQRPPLPKGSMPTNGHRSPAKGGAGMGKNVLEEMPYVFTKGSGPDGKRVEGFLYRYRKGDEVRIVCVCHGSFLSPAEFVRHAGGGDVTHPMRHIVVLPSSLL, from the exons ATGTCCAAGATGTCATCTTTTCTACGAGATGCCCTGCACAGCCTCCCCCCTTTACACGGGTTATCGCAGAAACTCGAGGAGGAAGTCGGAGAAACAGAGGAGGGAGAGGTGGAGGAGGCAGGGGATGGAGTCGAGCTCAGCCTCGGGCTCTCACTGAATGGCCGGTTCGGCGTGGACCCGAGGAGGGCGGAGAGGAAGATCAGCCGGTCGTCTTCGATCCCGGACTTCGTGAACCCGTCATCGGCGACGGGGATGGTGTTCGGTCCGCCGCTCGTCAGGACTTGCTCCCTGCCCGCCGAGACGGAGGAGGACTGCAGGAAGAGGAGGGAAATTCAGAGCCTGAGGAGGTTGGAGGCCAAGCGGAAACGGATCCAGAAGCAGAATTCCTGCTCGATTCGGGATCATGGCAATTCGGTAATGGAGGAGGGAACGAATGGGATTCATCTTCAACCTCGGACTCTGTCGCAGCAGGGCTCAGTTGGGTCGCAGGGGAGTGGCACTGGCTCTTCTGGGATTTCATCGGACTCCGATATGCAGCAGCAAATCCAAG TTGCAGAGAGTGAATCCAAATCACCGGCTGTACAGAGACCTCCGCTTCCAAAGGGCTCGATGCCGACGAACGGCCACAGATCACCCGCCAAAGGGGGTGCCGGGATGGGGAAAAATGTGCTGGAAGAAATGCCTTATGTGTTTACCAAAGGGAGTGGGCCTGATGGGAAGAGAGTAGAAGGGTTCCTATACCGATATAGGAAGGGGGATGAGGTGAGGATAGTCTGCGTTTGCCACGGGAGTTTCCTTAGCCCGGCCGAGTTCGTGAGGCATGCTGGCGGCGGTGACGTCACGCACCCGATGAGACACATTGTCGTGCTCCCCAGCTCTTTGCTGTAG